A part of Dreissena polymorpha isolate Duluth1 chromosome 13, UMN_Dpol_1.0, whole genome shotgun sequence genomic DNA contains:
- the LOC127855813 gene encoding hydroxyacylglutathione hydrolase, mitochondrial-like isoform X1 codes for MVMSLVRKFTSKFYLQKVYDNHFRSTLTRLLNMRVRLVPALEDNYMYLLIDESTQTCAAVDPVEPEKLLKAVEEEQVTLSCVLTTHHHWDHAGGNVELIKKTGPLPVYGGDDRIGALTEKVGHNRQLTLGNLNIRCLFTPCHTTGHICYYVTGEGEEPAVFTGDTLFSAGCGRFFEGTPPEMYKALIEILGNLPAKTRVFCGHEYTIQNLKYAEHVEPENAYIRNKMEWAKKLRESNVPTIPSTIEEEKKINPFMRVQEGSVHQHVGGATDPIEVMRLLRLEKDTFKAK; via the exons ATGGTGATGTCCCTTGTTCGCAAGTTTAcatcaaaattttatttacaaaaag TTTATGACAACCACTTCAGAAGTACATTAACTCGGCTGCTAAACATGAGAGTACGTTTGGTACCAGCATTGGAAGATAATTACATGTACCTGCTCATAGATGAGTCAACTCAGACATGTGCTGCAGTAGATCCTGTTGAACCTGAAAAG CTGCTCAAAGCTGTAGAGGAAGAGCAGGTGACCTTGAGCTGCGTTCTGACGACCCATCATCACTGGGACCACGCTGGCGGTAATGTGGAGCTTATCAAGAAGACTGGGCCACTGCCTGTGTACGGCGGTGACGACCGCATAGGGGCCCTCACTGAGAAAGTGGGGCACAACAGGCAACTGACA CTAGGTAACTTGAACATCCGGTGTCTGTTCACACCTTGCCACACTACTGGCCACATTTGCTACTATGTGACAGGGGAAGGAGAAGAACCAGCTGTATTCACAG GGGATACATTGTTCAGTGCTGGTTGTGGACGGTTCTTTGAGGGAACTCCCCCAGAGATGTACAAGGCTTTGATTGAAATCCTGGGGAATCTACCAGCAAAAACT AGGGTGTTCTGTGGACATGAATACACAATACAGAACTTGAAATATGCTGAGCATGTTGAGCCAGAGAATGCTTATATCCGTAACAAAATGGAATGGGCAAAG AAACTAAGAGAATCCAATGTTCCTACGATACCATCAACTATTGAGGAAGAGAagaaaattaacccatttatgaggGTCCA AGAAGGCAGCGTGCATCAACATGTGGGTGGGGCAACAGATCCGATTGAAGTTATGAGGCTATTACGACTAGAAAAGGACACTTTCAAAGCAAAGTGA
- the LOC127855813 gene encoding hydroxyacylglutathione hydrolase, mitochondrial-like isoform X3, translating into MRVRLVPALEDNYMYLLIDESTQTCAAVDPVEPEKLLKAVEEEQVTLSCVLTTHHHWDHAGGNVELIKKTGPLPVYGGDDRIGALTEKVGHNRQLTLGNLNIRCLFTPCHTTGHICYYVTGEGEEPAVFTGDTLFSAGCGRFFEGTPPEMYKALIEILGNLPAKTRVFCGHEYTIQNLKYAEHVEPENAYIRNKMEWAKKLRESNVPTIPSTIEEEKKINPFMRVQEGSVHQHVGGATDPIEVMRLLRLEKDTFKAK; encoded by the exons ATGAGAGTACGTTTGGTACCAGCATTGGAAGATAATTACATGTACCTGCTCATAGATGAGTCAACTCAGACATGTGCTGCAGTAGATCCTGTTGAACCTGAAAAG CTGCTCAAAGCTGTAGAGGAAGAGCAGGTGACCTTGAGCTGCGTTCTGACGACCCATCATCACTGGGACCACGCTGGCGGTAATGTGGAGCTTATCAAGAAGACTGGGCCACTGCCTGTGTACGGCGGTGACGACCGCATAGGGGCCCTCACTGAGAAAGTGGGGCACAACAGGCAACTGACA CTAGGTAACTTGAACATCCGGTGTCTGTTCACACCTTGCCACACTACTGGCCACATTTGCTACTATGTGACAGGGGAAGGAGAAGAACCAGCTGTATTCACAG GGGATACATTGTTCAGTGCTGGTTGTGGACGGTTCTTTGAGGGAACTCCCCCAGAGATGTACAAGGCTTTGATTGAAATCCTGGGGAATCTACCAGCAAAAACT AGGGTGTTCTGTGGACATGAATACACAATACAGAACTTGAAATATGCTGAGCATGTTGAGCCAGAGAATGCTTATATCCGTAACAAAATGGAATGGGCAAAG AAACTAAGAGAATCCAATGTTCCTACGATACCATCAACTATTGAGGAAGAGAagaaaattaacccatttatgaggGTCCA AGAAGGCAGCGTGCATCAACATGTGGGTGGGGCAACAGATCCGATTGAAGTTATGAGGCTATTACGACTAGAAAAGGACACTTTCAAAGCAAAGTGA
- the LOC127855813 gene encoding hydroxyacylglutathione hydrolase, mitochondrial-like isoform X2, translated as MQFLAPILAVYDNHFRSTLTRLLNMRVRLVPALEDNYMYLLIDESTQTCAAVDPVEPEKLLKAVEEEQVTLSCVLTTHHHWDHAGGNVELIKKTGPLPVYGGDDRIGALTEKVGHNRQLTLGNLNIRCLFTPCHTTGHICYYVTGEGEEPAVFTGDTLFSAGCGRFFEGTPPEMYKALIEILGNLPAKTRVFCGHEYTIQNLKYAEHVEPENAYIRNKMEWAKKLRESNVPTIPSTIEEEKKINPFMRVQEGSVHQHVGGATDPIEVMRLLRLEKDTFKAK; from the exons ATGCAGTTTCTAGCTCCGATTCTGGCAG TTTATGACAACCACTTCAGAAGTACATTAACTCGGCTGCTAAACATGAGAGTACGTTTGGTACCAGCATTGGAAGATAATTACATGTACCTGCTCATAGATGAGTCAACTCAGACATGTGCTGCAGTAGATCCTGTTGAACCTGAAAAG CTGCTCAAAGCTGTAGAGGAAGAGCAGGTGACCTTGAGCTGCGTTCTGACGACCCATCATCACTGGGACCACGCTGGCGGTAATGTGGAGCTTATCAAGAAGACTGGGCCACTGCCTGTGTACGGCGGTGACGACCGCATAGGGGCCCTCACTGAGAAAGTGGGGCACAACAGGCAACTGACA CTAGGTAACTTGAACATCCGGTGTCTGTTCACACCTTGCCACACTACTGGCCACATTTGCTACTATGTGACAGGGGAAGGAGAAGAACCAGCTGTATTCACAG GGGATACATTGTTCAGTGCTGGTTGTGGACGGTTCTTTGAGGGAACTCCCCCAGAGATGTACAAGGCTTTGATTGAAATCCTGGGGAATCTACCAGCAAAAACT AGGGTGTTCTGTGGACATGAATACACAATACAGAACTTGAAATATGCTGAGCATGTTGAGCCAGAGAATGCTTATATCCGTAACAAAATGGAATGGGCAAAG AAACTAAGAGAATCCAATGTTCCTACGATACCATCAACTATTGAGGAAGAGAagaaaattaacccatttatgaggGTCCA AGAAGGCAGCGTGCATCAACATGTGGGTGGGGCAACAGATCCGATTGAAGTTATGAGGCTATTACGACTAGAAAAGGACACTTTCAAAGCAAAGTGA